Below is a genomic region from Paenibacillus rhizovicinus.
TCGCGCGCAAATACAGCTAACTTCTAGCTGAATGCTGCATTTCCGTCTCGCGACGCAAACGCAAACCAATCAGCCCTTAGCTGAATGCTGCATTTCCGTCTTGCGACGCAAACGCAAACCAATCAGCCCTTAGCTGAATGCTGCATCTCCGTCTCGCGACGCAAACGCAAACCAATCAGCCCTTAGCTGAATGCTGCATTTCCGTCTCGCGACGCAAACGCAAACCAATCAGCTTTAACAACGAAATAACCCGCAAGGCATAATGCCTTGCGGGTTATTTGAGCATATGGAAAGCTTGCCGTAAGCCGGGTTCTGTACTTCGCGTGGTATAACGGGAACTACCCTTCCACTTGTGAAGCGACAATCATCTATCTAGGCCGATCATTGCTAATCAGCTCAAGCGACCAACCCGAACGCGTCCCGGGCAGGGATGCAGCGCGAAGCTGCTGCGTTCTCTCGGTCTTGCTCCAGATGGGGTTTACCAGCACCGTTGTCACCAACGGTCCTCGTGGTCTCTTACACCACGGTTCCACCCTTGCCTGTGCTGCGTCAAGACGCAGCCATCGGCGGTCCATTTCTGTGGCACTATCCTTCGGCTCGCGCCGACTGGACGTTATCCAGCATCATCGCCCTATGGAGCCCGGACTTTCCTCTCGCGGCACGAAGCCGCCAGCGATTGTCTGTCAAACTTTCCGTGTATTCAACAGTATACTAGGAACTGCGGCAAACCTCAAGGCGGAAGCGAAGTTTGGTTCGCGTTCCCTGCCCGCGGGCAGGGAAAACCGCCATCTTCAGGAAGTTCCCCTTCTATTTTCTAGAGAAAACGGAAAACTTCCGTATTGATTTGCGACGCTGCGGCCTCCGTCGCGTATTTGCGCTGCTGCAGCTCTTGACGAAGCCATTCGGCCAAACGCGGTTTCATGAGCTTCTCGATGTTATGACCGGGATCGATGATCGCAAGGCCTGCGGCTTGCGCGTCTTGCGCGGTATGGTAATCGATGTCTCCCGTTACGAGCACGTCCGCGCCAGCAAACGACGCATGGCGGATATATCGGGAGCCTGATCCCCCAAGTACGGCTATCTTGCGCACGAGACGTTCCGGGTCTCCAACGAGCCGCAGCGCCGGCACGTCGAAGGCCGTCTTCGCCTGTTCCGCCAGATCGCCCAGCTTAACAGCTGCAGGCAATTTGCCTACTCGGCCTAAGCCGAATACGCGTCCCTTCAGCTCCACGGGATACAGGTCGTACGCGACTTCCTCGTAAGGATGAACCTTCAGCATCGCCTGAACGACCTTCCGATGAACGCTATGCGGAACGACTGTTTCTACTCTGACTTCCTGAACGCGTTCCAGACGCCCGGTATCGCCGATGAACGGCTTGGCGTCGTCTCCAGGCTTAAACGTGCCTACGCCGTCGATATTGAAGCTGCAGTGGCTGTAATCGCCGATTTGACCGGCTCCTGCATTCCATATCGCTTGCAGCACTTGCTCGTGATGCGTTTGAGGCACGAATACGACCAATTTATACAGCTTGTCCGTATGCACGTCCTCTAATGAGGAGCGGCCTTCCGCAGGGATTCCCAGCATATCGGCCATCCAATCATTAATGCCGCCGTCTGCGACATCAAGGTTCGTGTGCGCAATATAGACGGCAATATCGTTCTTGATCAGCTTCTCGTACAGCTTGCCGGCAGGCGTCGATGTATCCAGCTTGGCAATCGGCCGATAGATGATGGCATGGTGCGCGACGATCAGCTCTGCTCCGATTGCTATCGCTTCGTCCACGACCTCGGGCGTGACGTCGAGCGCCACCAGCACCTTCGTTATTTGCTTCTGCAGCGTTCCCAGCTGCAGTCCGATTTTATCGTTTTCCATCGCAATATGCTTCGGTGCCAGCTGTTCAAGAAGCTGGACTACGGTTTGTCCGTTCGCAAACATGACAGCACCTCCTCGATCGCATTGATCTCTTGGCGCAGCTGCGTCTGCTTATCGCGGGATTCCGCAAGGTCGGATTGCTCCAGCTGCTTGCAGATGCGCTCCAGCTTGCCGATTTCATGCCGCCATTTGTTATCCAGCAGCTCCGCGCGCTGACGCAGCAAATAAGGTCCCATACGATAAAGCCAATTCCGCTTCTGCTCCGTTTCCAGCGAAACTGCCAAGAAACCGGGATCATACAGCGTTTCATTCGTTGTTTCCTTCGGACTGTCCGATGCACGAAGCGCATGAAGCACCTCGTACATCTTGCCGTCCTCTTCCAATAGCGTCTCGTCCTGAAGCACAAAACCATGCTCCACCAGCCATTTGCGGACGATTTCCTCGCCGACGTTCGGCTGCAGCACGAGCTCTCTGACACCAGCAAGCTTACCCGCCAGTCGTCCTGATTCCAGTATATCCGCCATCAGGGCGCCGCCCATTCCGGCAATCGTAATCGTATCCGCTTCGCCAGGCTTCAGGACGCCTAAGCCGTTCCCTTGTCTTGCCTCGATTGCTTTCGTAAGCCCCGCCTCGGCAATTTGCCTTCTTGCTGCTTGGAACGGGCCTTCATTCAGCTCCCCGGCAATCGCCGAAGGACATTTGCCGCATTGCAGCAAATATACGGGAAGCAGCGCATGATCGGAACCGATATCCGCTGTACGCGCTCCTGCCGTAACTTGATCCGCAATCGTTTGTAATCGTTTTGATAACTTTATCATGTCAAGCAACCCACGCAATCCATTGTTTTCGCAGCGAGAAGAGCATTACGCCTCCCGCGATGATTTTGATGATTAAAGCCAATTGTAAACCGCTCGTATCGTCCCCGAACATCGCCGAGTACAGCTCGGGCATAAACCATGCCGCAGCACCGGCAATGAAAAGAATCGAAGCCGACGATTTCGACCAGCGCTGGACGAACCAGCTGCTCCAGCCGAATACGAATGACAGCGGCAGCCAGTACAGCTGAATTTCATACCATTTCGGCTCATCCGTATTGTTCGACAGCAGCCAGGCATATACAAGGAACGAGGCCATCCAACCGCAAAGATGCAGCAGCGGTATTCTTGCGCCAATGCCGAACGCTACCCATACGAGCGCGCATGCCGACAAAAGCCCTGCTTTCCAGCCCCATTCATGCAGCTCATGCAGATCGAGCATATAGAGGCCTGAGCCAAGCATCAGCAGCA
It encodes:
- a CDS encoding tRNA (adenine(22)-N(1))-methyltransferase, yielding MIKLSKRLQTIADQVTAGARTADIGSDHALLPVYLLQCGKCPSAIAGELNEGPFQAARRQIAEAGLTKAIEARQGNGLGVLKPGEADTITIAGMGGALMADILESGRLAGKLAGVRELVLQPNVGEEIVRKWLVEHGFVLQDETLLEEDGKMYEVLHALRASDSPKETTNETLYDPGFLAVSLETEQKRNWLYRMGPYLLRQRAELLDNKWRHEIGKLERICKQLEQSDLAESRDKQTQLRQEINAIEEVLSCLRTDKP
- a CDS encoding Nif3-like dinuclear metal center hexameric protein, which encodes MFANGQTVVQLLEQLAPKHIAMENDKIGLQLGTLQKQITKVLVALDVTPEVVDEAIAIGAELIVAHHAIIYRPIAKLDTSTPAGKLYEKLIKNDIAVYIAHTNLDVADGGINDWMADMLGIPAEGRSSLEDVHTDKLYKLVVFVPQTHHEQVLQAIWNAGAGQIGDYSHCSFNIDGVGTFKPGDDAKPFIGDTGRLERVQEVRVETVVPHSVHRKVVQAMLKVHPYEEVAYDLYPVELKGRVFGLGRVGKLPAAVKLGDLAEQAKTAFDVPALRLVGDPERLVRKIAVLGGSGSRYIRHASFAGADVLVTGDIDYHTAQDAQAAGLAIIDPGHNIEKLMKPRLAEWLRQELQQRKYATEAAASQINTEVFRFL